Proteins encoded together in one Musa acuminata AAA Group cultivar baxijiao chromosome BXJ3-6, Cavendish_Baxijiao_AAA, whole genome shotgun sequence window:
- the LOC135640583 gene encoding protein FATTY ACID EXPORT 5-like, with protein sequence MHDFCFTIPYGLLVLVGGIVGYARRGSTASLAGGAGSGLVLLLAGFVSLKAFEKRRNSYLAFGLETVCALALTFVMGKRYLETSKIMPAGVVAVLSALMSLFYLYKIATGGNHIPPKAD encoded by the exons ATGCACGACTTTTGCTTCACGATCCCGTACGGACTCCTCGTCCTCGTCGGCGGCATCGTCGGCTACGCCCGCCGAGGGAGCACCGCGTCGCTCGCGGGCGGCGCGGGCTCcggcctcgtcctcctcctcgccgGGTTCGTTAGCCTCAAGGCCTTCGAGAAGCGCCGCAACTCCTACCTTGCCTTCGGCCTCGAAACCG TTTGTGCCCTTGCCCTAACATTTGTTATGGGGAAAAGATACCTCGAAACCTCCAAGATAATGCCAGCTGGAGTAGTTGCCGTTCTCAG TGCTTTAATGTCTCTATTCTATCTGTACAAGATCGCAACTGGAGGTAATCATATTCCACCCAAGGCAGATTGA